A single genomic interval of Mucilaginibacter robiniae harbors:
- a CDS encoding sensor histidine kinase has translation MKKPFVIFYALITYALTELVWWGYMLVRLQPDRTGMIMGEGSIFIFVLLGGAYLFHRALNKERRLQNQKKNFLLSVTHELKSPLASIKLYLETIQKRELNRAQTMNFVGKMLLDVDRLNDMVENMLLASKIENQSYTFPKQEFCLSVLVDSVVNRLQINKCDLNQQLINAEIEPKIEVTGDKFALTSVVTNLIENAVKYSKPCETVDVKLFAKGDKVYLQVADHGIGIADDEKSRIFERFYRVGSEETRNTKGTGLGLYIVKQVLDAHQAIINVRDNRPTGSVFEVIFG, from the coding sequence ATGAAAAAACCATTTGTTATTTTCTATGCGCTAATCACGTATGCACTCACCGAACTAGTTTGGTGGGGGTATATGCTGGTAAGGCTACAGCCCGACCGTACCGGGATGATTATGGGCGAAGGCTCCATTTTCATATTCGTATTATTAGGTGGCGCTTACCTGTTTCATCGTGCCCTGAATAAAGAAAGGCGGTTGCAAAACCAAAAGAAAAACTTTTTGCTTTCGGTTACTCATGAATTGAAATCGCCATTGGCTTCTATCAAGCTTTACCTGGAAACTATTCAGAAAAGGGAGCTGAACCGGGCACAGACCATGAATTTTGTAGGCAAAATGTTACTGGATGTTGACCGGCTGAACGATATGGTAGAAAACATGTTGCTGGCTTCTAAAATTGAAAACCAGTCCTATACTTTCCCCAAACAAGAATTTTGCTTATCAGTGCTGGTGGATAGTGTAGTGAATCGTTTACAGATCAACAAGTGCGATTTAAACCAGCAACTCATTAACGCCGAAATTGAACCCAAGATTGAGGTAACCGGCGATAAGTTCGCTTTAACTTCGGTAGTAACTAACCTGATTGAGAATGCCGTTAAGTATTCCAAACCCTGCGAAACGGTAGATGTAAAGCTATTTGCCAAAGGCGATAAAGTGTACTTGCAGGTGGCCGATCATGGCATTGGTATAGCGGATGATGAAAAAAGCCGTATTTTTGAGCGGTTTTACCGTGTAGGAAGTGAAGAAACCCGTAACACAAAAGGCACCGGTTTAGGTTTATACATTGTAAAACAAGTTTTGGAT
- the hemL gene encoding glutamate-1-semialdehyde 2,1-aminomutase produces the protein MSEKNQDTKPDISRAKSAELYAKAKTFFPGGVNSPVRAFKSVYGTPLFIQKGDGPYLWDADNNQFIDFCCSWGPLILGHNHPHIREKVTEVMQNGMSFGAPTALENELAELILSNNPFIEKIRFVSSGTEAVMSAIRLARGYTKRDKILKFEGCYHGHVDALLVKAGSGLVTFGETSSAGVPKAFADETIVVSLNDKEAVAKAFEEFKDQIAAIIIEPVPANNGLLLQQPEFLQYLRDICTENGTLLIFDEVISGFRVSFTGAAGHYQIKPDIITYGKIIGGGLPVGAYGASAEIMGNISPEGPVYQAGTLSGNPVAMAAGIAQLSELLKPDFYTELNQKTATFVNDIKQFIADRSYPVQVFQIGSIFWFAFTEQQAIRRADEIDPQSMDKFKLMHQELLNRGVYVGPSGYEVGFVSATHTPAVLDKAKQAILDSLDVVFASFKATPQNSVVPENDFRE, from the coding sequence ATGTCAGAAAAAAATCAAGATACTAAACCAGATATCAGCAGGGCAAAATCAGCCGAATTGTATGCGAAAGCTAAAACCTTTTTTCCGGGTGGGGTAAACTCGCCGGTAAGGGCATTTAAATCGGTTTACGGTACACCACTATTTATTCAAAAAGGTGATGGCCCATACTTGTGGGATGCTGATAATAACCAGTTTATTGATTTTTGCTGCTCGTGGGGGCCACTTATTTTAGGTCACAACCATCCGCATATTCGGGAAAAGGTAACTGAAGTCATGCAAAATGGCATGTCGTTCGGTGCGCCAACTGCTCTAGAAAATGAACTGGCAGAACTGATTTTATCAAACAATCCGTTTATCGAGAAAATACGTTTTGTTAGCTCGGGTACCGAAGCGGTAATGTCGGCTATACGGTTGGCTCGTGGTTATACCAAACGCGATAAAATATTGAAGTTTGAAGGTTGCTATCATGGCCATGTGGATGCTTTGTTGGTAAAAGCCGGTTCCGGTTTGGTTACCTTTGGCGAAACATCATCAGCCGGTGTACCCAAAGCTTTTGCTGACGAGACTATAGTCGTATCATTGAACGATAAAGAAGCGGTAGCTAAAGCTTTTGAAGAATTTAAAGATCAGATTGCCGCTATTATTATTGAACCGGTACCTGCCAACAATGGCTTGCTGCTTCAACAGCCTGAGTTTTTACAATATCTGCGTGATATTTGTACAGAAAACGGTACCCTGCTTATTTTTGATGAAGTAATATCCGGCTTCCGGGTAAGCTTTACCGGAGCAGCCGGGCACTACCAAATTAAGCCCGACATTATTACCTATGGTAAAATTATTGGTGGTGGCTTGCCAGTAGGTGCTTATGGTGCTTCAGCCGAAATTATGGGTAACATTTCGCCCGAAGGGCCCGTTTACCAAGCAGGTACGCTTTCGGGCAATCCGGTGGCTATGGCAGCTGGTATAGCTCAACTATCAGAATTATTAAAGCCTGATTTTTATACCGAGCTCAATCAAAAAACAGCAACGTTTGTAAACGATATTAAACAGTTTATAGCTGACCGAAGCTACCCAGTTCAGGTATTTCAAATTGGTTCCATCTTTTGGTTTGCCTTTACCGAGCAGCAAGCCATTCGCCGGGCTGATGAAATTGATCCGCAAAGTATGGACAAGTTTAAACTGATGCACCAAGAACTACTGAACCGTGGTGTGTACGTTGGGCCATCGGGCTATGAGGTGGGCTTTGTATCAGCTACGCATACGCCAGCTGTGTTAGATAAAGCTAAGCAAGCTATATTGGATAGTTTAGATGTCGTATTTGCATCATTCAAGGCTACTCCGCAAAACAGCGTAGTGCCTGAAAACGATTTTAGAGAATAA
- the hemB gene encoding porphobilinogen synthase, which produces MLQRPRRNRKSEVIRQMVQETYVSAANLIFPLFIVDGENQKSEVSSMPGIYRYSVDNLLREVESCMNLGLKSFDLFPNIDESLKDKYATESYREESLYLRAIREVKKEFPEACVITDVAMDPYSSEGHDGIVENGEILNDATLDVLGKMALAHARAGADIIAPSDMMDGRVGYIRQVLDDHGYSGVSIMSYSAKYASAFYGPFRDALNSAPKFGDKKTYQMNPANQREALIEADLDEQEGADFLMVKPALPYLDVIKLLKDNTELPIAAYNVSGEYAMIKAAIQKGWLNEQRAITEVLTSIRRAGATAILTYHAKEVLLNKWL; this is translated from the coding sequence ATGTTACAACGACCCAGAAGAAACAGAAAGAGTGAGGTAATCCGGCAAATGGTGCAGGAAACCTATGTGAGTGCAGCCAACCTGATTTTTCCATTATTTATAGTAGATGGTGAAAATCAGAAAAGTGAAGTTTCTTCTATGCCCGGCATTTATCGTTACTCTGTTGATAACTTGCTGCGTGAGGTGGAAAGCTGTATGAATTTAGGGTTAAAATCGTTCGATTTGTTCCCGAATATTGACGAATCATTAAAAGATAAATACGCTACCGAAAGTTACCGAGAAGAAAGCTTGTATTTACGGGCTATACGTGAGGTGAAAAAAGAGTTTCCGGAAGCTTGCGTGATTACCGACGTAGCAATGGACCCTTACAGCAGTGAAGGCCATGACGGGATTGTAGAAAACGGCGAAATCCTGAATGATGCTACCTTAGATGTATTAGGCAAAATGGCATTAGCTCACGCTCGTGCTGGTGCCGATATTATTGCCCCATCAGATATGATGGATGGTCGGGTAGGCTACATCCGGCAGGTACTGGACGATCATGGTTATAGTGGGGTATCTATCATGTCATATTCTGCCAAATATGCCAGTGCCTTTTACGGCCCGTTCCGTGATGCACTGAACTCAGCACCTAAGTTTGGTGATAAAAAAACATACCAGATGAACCCGGCCAACCAACGTGAAGCTTTAATAGAAGCTGATTTGGATGAGCAGGAAGGCGCAGATTTCTTGATGGTGAAGCCAGCGTTACCTTACCTGGATGTGATCAAACTACTCAAAGATAATACGGAGCTACCTATTGCCGCCTATAACGTAAGCGGCGAATATGCTATGATTAAAGCGGCTATACAAAAAGGCTGGTTAAATGAGCAGCGCGCCATTACTGAAGTGCTTACCAGTATTCGTAGGGCTGGTGCTACCGCTATTTTAACTTACCATGCCAAAGAGGTATTGTTAAACAAATGGCTATAG
- the hemC gene encoding hydroxymethylbilane synthase, giving the protein MDRKVIIGTRGSELALWQANFVKDSLADIGVTAELKIIKTQGDRILNLSLDKLEGKGFFTKELEEELLAGTIDLAVHSHKDLPTEHPPGLIIAAVSEREDPSELLLILKDCVDVRQKLSVKFGGIVGTSSNRRKAQLLSLRPDLELHDLRGNVPTRVGKLRSENYDAIMLAKAGVSRLGLNLDDFHVEELKPTEFVPAPAQGVLAIQIREKDTQLFNILQQLHHPEVAEALKVERNVLKMFGGGCHMPLGCYCRKYEGVYQVFTSKADTDEDMPDRLFTSAATTEGLAEAIVARFSPERKYPAKVFISRDLPANSYFRRAVQKHSIEVEARSLIRTVPIMTILNPYILQDVDWVFFTSKNAVEYFFELKPQFIKPVKFGVMGSGSEDMLRRHGHFPQFVGESVDTADVAREFAGIANGSTILFPGAESPMRSIHKALSADTKIIDLPVYSTMREECASGTAADVLVFTSPSNAEAYFNDNLQDNHQKVIAIGKSTGKKLDELNIEYTLPFSPDEVGLAEAVFGL; this is encoded by the coding sequence TTGGACAGAAAAGTTATTATCGGAACCCGTGGCAGTGAATTGGCCTTATGGCAGGCTAATTTCGTAAAAGACAGCTTAGCTGATATTGGCGTAACTGCTGAATTAAAAATTATTAAAACTCAGGGCGACCGTATTCTGAACCTGAGCCTGGACAAATTGGAAGGCAAAGGTTTTTTTACCAAGGAGCTGGAAGAAGAATTATTGGCAGGTACCATAGATTTAGCCGTTCACTCTCATAAAGACTTGCCTACCGAGCATCCGCCGGGACTCATTATCGCAGCAGTTTCAGAGCGGGAAGATCCGTCTGAACTGTTGTTGATTTTGAAGGACTGTGTGGATGTTCGTCAAAAATTATCTGTGAAATTTGGAGGTATTGTAGGTACTTCCTCAAATCGCCGTAAGGCTCAGCTATTATCTTTACGCCCAGATTTAGAGTTGCATGATTTGCGCGGCAACGTACCCACCCGTGTAGGTAAGCTGCGTAGTGAAAATTATGATGCTATTATGCTGGCTAAAGCCGGTGTATCTCGCTTAGGCTTAAACCTGGATGATTTTCATGTAGAAGAATTAAAGCCTACCGAGTTTGTTCCGGCACCGGCTCAAGGTGTACTGGCTATACAAATACGCGAAAAAGATACGCAGCTTTTTAATATATTACAGCAACTACATCACCCTGAAGTAGCGGAAGCCTTAAAGGTGGAGCGTAATGTATTGAAAATGTTTGGTGGTGGTTGCCACATGCCATTGGGCTGTTATTGCCGTAAATACGAAGGCGTTTATCAAGTGTTTACCTCAAAGGCCGACACTGATGAAGATATGCCTGACCGCTTGTTTACTAGCGCCGCTACCACCGAAGGCTTGGCTGAGGCCATAGTGGCTCGTTTTAGCCCCGAGCGTAAATATCCTGCTAAAGTATTTATCTCCCGTGATTTACCAGCTAATAGCTATTTCAGACGTGCGGTACAAAAACATAGTATTGAAGTTGAAGCCCGTTCGCTGATTCGTACCGTTCCTATTATGACCATCCTGAACCCTTACATTTTGCAGGATGTGGATTGGGTATTTTTTACCAGTAAAAACGCTGTAGAGTACTTTTTTGAGTTGAAGCCGCAATTTATCAAACCAGTCAAGTTTGGTGTAATGGGTTCTGGTTCGGAAGATATGTTGCGCCGACATGGCCATTTTCCACAGTTTGTGGGCGAAAGCGTGGATACTGCCGATGTAGCCCGCGAGTTTGCTGGTATTGCCAATGGTTCAACCATTTTATTTCCTGGAGCTGAAAGCCCGATGCGAAGCATTCACAAAGCTTTATCGGCTGATACTAAAATTATAGACCTGCCGGTTTACTCAACTATGCGCGAAGAGTGTGCTTCAGGCACAGCGGCTGATGTGCTGGTGTTTACCAGTCCGTCAAATGCCGAGGCTTATTTCAATGATAACTTGCAGGATAATCATCAAAAAGTAATTGCTATAGGTAAATCAACCGGTAAAAAGCTGGATGAATTAAATATAGAATATACACTGCCTTTCTCGCCCGACGAAGTAGGGCTGGCAGAGGCCGTGTTTGGCCTGTAA